In Montipora capricornis isolate CH-2021 chromosome 4, ASM3666992v2, whole genome shotgun sequence, a single genomic region encodes these proteins:
- the LOC138044405 gene encoding galanin receptor 2b-like, which produces MNLPEIKGKNTSESSDTNSTSQSPAHMGLGYPLPLLIGYGILYVVFFTLAFFGNIMVLLTCYKKYRSSQSILLCYISNLAVADLLFAILSTFNLAYFFLEDWPGGRPMCKIQGTLIEICYTASILTLVAISYERSRSVTSTSLARNRGVSQRTIFIKILWIVTFVVCAPLFYGYTTEEKEGNQLCVNTNWGYIGRQTYYTLQAVLIFICPLIFMVWAHTKILRVLNSHIKSSGGVGTVETKQRKVTKMLAVVTLVFFCCWTPFIIVRALRYFYVYEGDKVWRLMQLIIFGNSAVNPILYCFYTAQFRKSFKEILRCKFSLEVARGKSRGGLHATFALNDMKNKSTKRMAEADHVNDPSLNSSTSALP; this is translated from the coding sequence ATGAATTTGCCAGAGATTAAAGGAAAAAACACAAGCGAGAGTTCAGATACGAACTCCACTTCGCAATCTCCTGCACACATGGGTCTTGGGTATCCCTTGCCTTTACTTATCGGATATGGTATTCTCTACGTCGTGTTTTTCACGCTGGCTTTCTTTGGCAACATCATGGTACTTCTGACCTGCTACAAGAAATACAGATCTTCGCAATCCATTCTGCTTTGCTATATATCGAATTTAGCGGTCGCCGATCTGTTATTCGCTATTCTGTCGACCTTCAATTTGGCTTACTTCTTTCTAGAGGACTGGCCCGGGGGGAGACCCATGTGCAAAATTCAGGGAACTCTTATCGAGATTTGTTACACCGCTTCAATATTAACTTTGGTGGCAATTAGCTATGAACGCTCACGTTCTGTCACGTCAACCTCTTTGGCAAGAAACCGGGGCGTTTCGCAGCGAACCATTTTCATCAAAATACTGTGGATTGTGACCTTTGTAGTTTGCGCGCCTCTGTTCTACGGCTACACGACCGAAGAGAAAGAAGGCAATCAACTTTGTGTCAATACCAACTGGGGTTACATTGGTCGGCAAACTTACTACACTCTGCAGGCCGTGTTAATATTTATTTGTCCTCTAATTTTTATGGTCTGGGCGCACACCAAGATTCTGCGCGTTCTGAACTCGCATATCAAGAGCAGCGGTGGCGTCGGAACCGTGGAAACGAAGCAACGCAAAGTCACTAAGATGTTAGCTGTCGTAACTCTCGTATTTTTCTGCTGTTGGACACCTTTCATAATTGTGCGCGCACTTCGCTATTTTTATGTTTACGAAGGGGACAAAGTGTGGAGACTGATGCAATTAATTATCTTTGGGAATTCCGCGGTCAACCCTATTTTATACTGTTTCTACACCGCCCAGTTTCGCAAATCTTTTAAAGAGATCTTAcgttgtaaattttctttggAAGTCGCGAGAGGCAAGAGCCGAGGTGGATTGCATGCTACGTTTGCTTTGAACGATATGAAGAACAAAAGTACAAAGAGAATGGCCGAAGCAGATCACGTTAACGACCCTTCATTAAACAGTTCGACATCTGCACTTCCATAG
- the LOC138044404 gene encoding type-2 angiotensin II receptor-like: MKMPGFVRNNSIESSETNSTTQSPTDMGLGYPLLVIIGFVILYVVFFTLAFFGNIMALLTCFKKYRSSQSILLCYIASLAAADLLFAILSTFDFAYFFLRDWPGGEPMCKIQGTFIEISYTASILTLVAISNERSRSATSTSLARNRGISQRTIFIKILWIVTFIVCAPLFYGYTTEEKEGNQLCVNTNWGDIGRQTYYILQAVLIFICPLIFMVWAHTKILRGLNSHINNSAGVGTVETKQRKVIKMLAVVTLVFFCCWSPFIVVRALRHFYVYEGNEVWRLTELIIFGNSAVNPILYCFYSAQFRKSFKEIIRRGATFLLNRCDARAQVDNTFALHDMKNKSTKRMVEVHHVKRGTN, from the coding sequence ATGAAAATGCCAGGCTTTGTTAGAAACAACTCAATCGAGAGTTCAGAGACGAACTCTACAACGCAAAGCCCTACAGACATGGGTCTTGGGTATCCCTTGCTTGTAATCATCGGATTTGTTATTCTCTACGTCGTGTTTTTCACGCTGGCTTTCTTTGGCAACATCATGGCACTTCTGACCTGCTTCAAGAAGTACAGATCTTCCCAATCCATTCTCCTTTGCTATATAGCGAGTTTAGCGGCCGCCGATCTGTTATTCGCTATTCTATCGACCTTCGATTTCGCTTACTTCTTCCTACGCGATTGGCCAGGGGGGGAACCTATGTGCAAAATTCAGGGAACTTTCATCGAGATTTCTTACACGGCGTCAATATTAACTTTGGTGGCAATTAGCAATGAACGCTCACGTTCTGCTACGTCAACCTCTCTGGCAAGAAATCGTGGCATTTCGCAGCGAACCATTTTCATCAAAATACTGTGGATTGTGACCTTTATAGTTTGCGCGCCTCTGTTCTACGGCTACACGACCGAAGAGAAAGAAGGCAATCAACTTTGTGTCAACACCAACTGGGGTGACATTGGTCGACAAACGTACTACATTCTCCAAGCCGTGCTAATATTTATTTGTCCTCTAATTTTCATGGTCTGGGCGCACACCAAGATTCTGCGCGGTCTGAACTCGCACATCAACAACAGCGCTGGCGTGGGAACTGTGGAAACGAAACAACGCAAAGTCATCAAGATGTTAGCTGTCGTAACTCTCGTATTTTTCTGCTGTTGGTCGCCCTTCATAGTTGTGCGCGCACTTCGCCATTTTTATGTTTACGAAGGGAACGAAGTGTGGAGACTGACGGAGTTAATTATCTTTGGGAATTCTGCAGTCAACCCTATTTTATACTGTTTCTACAGCGCCCAGTTTCGAAAATCTTTTAAAGAGATCATACGGCGCGGTgcaacttttcttttgaatcGGTGCGACGCAAGAGCTCAGGTGGATAACACGTTTGCTTTGCACGATATGAAGAACAAAAGTACAAAGAGAATGGTCGAAGTACATCACGTAAAGAGGGGCACGAACTAA
- the LOC138045200 gene encoding galanin receptor 2b-like, with product MPGFVGNSTIESSETNSTTQSPTDMGLGYPLPLIIGYVILYVVFFTLAFFGNIMALLTCFKKYKSSQSILLCYIASLAAADLLFAILSTFDFAYFFLGNWPGGEPMCKIQGTFIEISYTASILTLVAISNERSRSVVSTSLARNRGISQRTIFIKILWIVTLVVCAPLFYGYTTEEKEGNQLCVNTNWGDIGRQTYYTLQAVLIFICPLIFMVWAHTKILRVLNSHIKNSAGVGTVETKQRKVTKMLAVVTLVFFCCWSPFIVVRAFRYFYVYEGNEVWRLTRLIIFGNSAVNPILYCFYSAQFRKSFKEIIRCNFTFESVRRKSRGGSHSTFALHDMKNKSTKRMVEVDDLNNPALNSSTSAFP from the coding sequence ATGCCAGGCTTTGTTGGAAACAGCACAATCGAGAGTTCAGAGACGAACTCTACAACGCAAAGCCCTACAGACATGGGTCTTGGGTATCCCTTGCCTTTAATTATTGGATATGTTATTCTTTACGTCGTGTTTTTCACGCTGGCTTTCTTTGGCAACATCATGGCACTTCTGACCTGCTTCAAGAAGTACAAATCTTCGCAATCTATTCTCCTTTGCTATATAGCGAGTTTGGCGGCCGCAGATCTATTATTCGCTATTCTATCGACCTTCGATTTCGCTTACTTCTTCCTAGGCAATTGGCCAGGGGGCGAACCTATGTGCAAAATTCAGGGAACTTTCATCGAGATTTCTTATACGGCGTCAATATTAACTTTGGTGGCAATTAGCAATGAACGCTCACGTTCTGTCGTGTCAACCTCTTTGGCAAGAAATCGTGGCATTTCGCAGCGAACCATTTTCATCAAAATACTCTGGATTGTGACTCTTGTGGTTTGCGCGCCTCTGTTCTACGGCTACACGACCGAAGAGAAAGAAGGCAATCAACTTTGTGTCAACACCAATTGGGGTGACATTGGTCGACAAACGTACTACACTCTCCAAGCCGTGCTAATATTTATTTGTCCTCTAATTTTTATGGTCTGGGCGCACACCAAGATTCTGCGCGTTCTGAACTCACACATCAAGAACAGCGCTGGCGTAGGAACTGTGGAAACGAAACAACGCAAAGTCACCAAGATGTTAGCTGTCGTAACTCTCGTATTTTTCTGCTGTTGGTCGCCCTTCATAGTTGTGCGCGCATTTCGCTATTTTTATGTTTACGAAGGGAACGAAGTGTGGAGACTGACTCGGTTAATTATCTTTGGGAATTCCGCAGTCAACCCTATTTTATACTGTTTCTACAGCGCCCAGTTTAGAAAATCTTTTAAAGAGATCATACGGTGCAACTTTACTTTTGAATCGGTGCGACGGAAGAGCCGAGGTGGATCACATTCTACGTTTGCTTTGCACGATATGAAGAACAAAAGTACAAAGAGAATGGTCGAAGTAGATGACCTTAATAACCCTGCATTAAATAGCTCGACATCTGCATTTCCATAG
- the LOC138045231 gene encoding type-2 angiotensin II receptor-like, with translation MPDINTRGFADNNTMETSEMNSTTQSSTDMGLGYPLLVIIGFVILYVVFFTLAFFGNIMALLTCFKKYRSSQSILLCYIASLAAADLLFAMLSTFDFAYFFLGDWPGGKPMCKIQGTFIEISYTASILTLVAISNERSRSVTSTSLARNRGISQRTIFIKILWIVTFVVCAPLFYGYTTKEEQGKQLCVNTNWGDIGRQTYYILQAVLIFICPLIFMVWAHAKILRVLNSHIKRTASMGTVETKQRKVTKMLAVVTLVFFCCWTPFIIVRVLRHFHVYEGNEVWRLTELIIFGNSAVNPILYCFYSAQFRKSFKEIIRCNFSLEALRRKSRDGSRSTFALHDMKNKSTKRVAEVHHVNDPSLNSSTSVLP, from the coding sequence ATGCCCGACATAAACACGCGAGGTTTTGCAGATAACAACACGATGGAGACTTCAGAGATGAACTCTACAACGCAAAGCTCTACAGACATGGGTCTTGGGTATCCCTTGCTTGTAATCATCGGATTTGTTATTCTCTACGTCGTGTTTTTCACGCTGGCTTTCTTTGGCAACATCATGGCACTTCTGACCTGCTTCAAGAAGTACAGATCTTCCCAATCCATTCTCCTTTGCTATATAGCGAGTTTAGCGGCCGCCGATCTGTTATTCGCTATGCTATCGACCTTCGATTTTGCTTACTTCTTTCTAGGCGATTGGCCCGGGGGCAAACCCATGTGCAAAATTCAGGGAACTTTCATCGAGATTTCTTACACCGCTTCAATATTAACTTTGGTGGCAATTAGCAATGAACGCTCACGTTCTGTCACGTCAACCTCTTTGGCAAGAAATCGTGGCATTTCGCAGCGAACCATTTTCATCAAAATACTGTGGATTGTGACCTTTGTAGTTTGCGCGCCTCTGTTCTACGGCTACACCACGAAAGAGGAACAAGGCAAGCAACTTTGTGTCAACACCAACTGGGGTGACATCGGTCGACAAACGTACTACATTCTCCAAGCCGTGCTAATATTTATTTGTCCTCTAATTTTCATGGTTTGGGCGCACGCCAAGATTCTACGCGTTCTGAACTCGCATATCAAGAGAACCGCTAGCATGGGAACTGTGGAAACGAAACAACGCAAAGTAACGAAAATGTTAGCTGTCGTAACTCTCGTATTTTTCTGCTGTTGGACACCTTTCATAATTGTTCGCGTACTTCGCCATTTTCATGTTTATGAAGGGAACGAAGTGTGGCGACTGACGGAGTTAATTATCTTTGGGAATTCCGCGGTCAACCCTATTTTATACTGTTTCTACAGCGCCCAGTTTCGCAAATCGTTTAAAGAGATCATACGGTGTAACTTTTCTTTGGAAGCTTTGCGACGCAAGAGCCGAGATGGATCACGTTCTACGTTTGCTTTGCACGATATGAAGAACAAAAGTACAAAGAGAGTGGCCGAAGTACATCACGTTAATGACCCTTCATTGAACAGTTCGACATCTGTACTTCCATAG